A stretch of the Mesorhizobium huakuii genome encodes the following:
- a CDS encoding transcriptional regulator NanR, protein MNRSEPIVRRKLSDEVFARLKRLITSGELQPGDDMPSERELMERFEVGRPAIREAMQALSNMGLVAISHGERAKVLQLTAKSIIKQVDGAAKIILSSSRDTLEHLKTARIFFERGMVREAAEKATVEDVQRLKATVAEQRAARGDSDAFISADMKFHTQIAMISGNPIYVAVSEAMLGWLKEYHTEMLIWTGKEKYTLTEHEEIVDRIEQRDADGAEKAMIKHLERSRALYVMNSEK, encoded by the coding sequence ATGAACCGTTCGGAGCCGATCGTCCGGCGCAAACTTTCCGACGAAGTCTTTGCAAGGCTGAAGCGGCTGATCACCAGCGGCGAGCTGCAGCCGGGCGACGACATGCCGTCGGAGCGCGAATTGATGGAGCGCTTCGAGGTTGGCCGGCCGGCGATCCGCGAGGCGATGCAGGCGCTGAGCAATATGGGCCTTGTCGCGATTTCGCATGGCGAGCGGGCCAAGGTGCTGCAGCTCACCGCCAAGTCGATCATCAAACAGGTCGACGGCGCGGCCAAGATCATCCTGTCCTCGTCGAGGGACACGCTCGAGCACCTCAAGACCGCGCGCATCTTCTTCGAGCGCGGCATGGTCAGGGAGGCTGCCGAGAAGGCCACCGTCGAGGACGTGCAGCGGCTCAAGGCAACCGTCGCCGAGCAGCGCGCCGCGCGGGGCGATTCCGACGCCTTCATTTCCGCCGACATGAAATTCCACACCCAGATCGCGATGATATCGGGCAACCCGATCTATGTCGCCGTCAGCGAGGCGATGCTCGGCTGGCTGAAGGAATATCACACCGAGATGCTGATCTGGACCGGCAAGGAAAAGTACACGCTGACCGAGCACGAAGAGATCGTCGATCGCATCGAGCAGCGGGACGCCGACGGCGCCGAAAAGGCGATGATCAAGCATCTCGAACGCTCGCGCGCGCTCTACGTCATGAATTCCGAGAAATAG
- a CDS encoding MFS transporter — protein sequence MSNSNQATALTADARPPIPALAYLLTGCIAVIGSNSLVLGPIAPAVALSFGTSVPVVMIATAAFGLGTSASALFLARYIDRLGARRMLQGALLLLALALVASAVAPTVIMLVAAQLVAGIAAGVAMPAIYASSAAIAPPGRESGTIGVVLTGWTLSMVAGVSLSAVLADLVHWRAVFAAVAVLALLALASLTMTSLSDIRKSGPAPTPLAALGIPGIVPLLVACAAFMTAFYGVYGYLGDHLHSGLGKPVSANGWAALAYGIGFGTAALLDGVIDRLGARRVMPFAYLLVAAVYVAIAATSNSFGLTLAMVVVWGLANHFGLNVLVMRLSALDPSRRGTIMGLNSSVTYLAVFIGTTGFGPIYSSFGFAVCAMVAALLMLVAASAAAWRTR from the coding sequence ATGTCGAACAGCAATCAAGCCACAGCCCTGACAGCCGATGCCAGGCCGCCGATCCCGGCCCTCGCCTATCTGCTGACCGGCTGCATCGCCGTGATCGGCTCGAATTCGCTGGTCCTGGGCCCGATAGCCCCGGCCGTCGCTTTGTCGTTCGGAACAAGCGTGCCAGTGGTGATGATCGCAACGGCCGCCTTCGGCCTCGGCACCTCGGCAAGCGCCCTGTTCCTGGCCCGCTACATCGATCGGCTCGGCGCACGTCGAATGCTGCAAGGGGCATTGCTGTTGCTGGCGCTTGCGCTGGTCGCCAGTGCCGTGGCGCCGACGGTGATCATGCTGGTCGCGGCGCAGCTCGTCGCCGGCATCGCTGCCGGCGTCGCCATGCCGGCGATCTATGCCAGTTCGGCGGCGATCGCGCCGCCCGGCCGCGAAAGCGGCACCATCGGCGTCGTGCTGACCGGATGGACGCTCAGCATGGTGGCCGGCGTTTCGCTGTCGGCCGTGCTTGCCGATCTTGTGCATTGGCGCGCCGTCTTCGCCGCCGTCGCGGTGCTGGCACTGCTTGCGCTGGCCAGCCTCACGATGACGTCACTGAGCGACATCAGGAAGAGCGGCCCGGCACCGACGCCGCTGGCAGCGCTCGGTATTCCCGGCATTGTGCCGCTTCTCGTCGCCTGCGCGGCCTTCATGACCGCCTTCTACGGTGTCTATGGCTATCTCGGCGACCACCTGCACAGCGGACTGGGCAAGCCGGTGAGCGCCAATGGCTGGGCCGCACTCGCCTATGGCATCGGTTTCGGCACTGCTGCTCTGCTCGACGGCGTGATCGACCGGCTTGGTGCGCGGCGCGTCATGCCGTTCGCCTATCTTCTCGTCGCCGCCGTCTATGTCGCCATTGCGGCGACGAGCAACAGTTTCGGCCTGACGCTGGCCATGGTGGTGGTGTGGGGACTGGCCAATCATTTCGGGCTGAATGTCCTGGTGATGCGCCTCTCGGCACTCGATCCCTCACGGCGCGGCACGATCATGGGCCTGAACAGCTCGGTCACCTATCTGGCGGTCTTTATCGGCACCACCGGCTTCGGGCCTATCTATTCCAGCTTCGGCTTTGCGGTCTGCGCGATGGTTGCGGCGTTGCTGATGCTGGTTGCCGCTTCGGCGGCGGCGTGGCGCACGCGATAA
- a CDS encoding 6,7-dimethyl-8-ribityllumazine synthase, translating into MNQHSHKDYETVRIAVIRARWHADIVDQCVSAFEAELAGTGGDRFAVDVFDVPGAYEIPLHAKTLAGTGRYAAILGTAFVVNGGIYRHEFVASAVIDGMMNVQLSTGVPVLSAVLTPHNYHDSAEHHRFFFEHFTVKGKEAAKACVEILAAREKIAA; encoded by the coding sequence ATGAATCAGCATTCCCACAAAGACTATGAAACTGTTCGCATCGCCGTCATCAGAGCGCGCTGGCATGCGGACATCGTCGACCAATGCGTAAGCGCTTTCGAGGCGGAACTGGCCGGCACCGGCGGCGACCGCTTCGCCGTCGATGTCTTCGACGTGCCCGGCGCCTACGAAATCCCGCTGCACGCCAAGACCCTGGCTGGGACCGGCCGCTATGCCGCGATCCTCGGCACGGCGTTCGTCGTCAATGGCGGCATCTACCGGCATGAGTTCGTCGCCAGTGCCGTCATCGACGGCATGATGAACGTGCAGCTGTCGACCGGCGTGCCGGTGCTTTCGGCGGTGCTGACGCCACACAATTATCACGACAGCGCCGAGCACCACCGCTTCTTCTTCGAGCACTTCACCGTCAAGGGCAAGGAAGCGGCCAAGGCCTGCGTGGAAATTCTCGCCGCACGGGAAAAGATCGCGGCATGA
- a CDS encoding four-carbon acid sugar kinase family protein, translating into MQNLLLSYYGDDLTGSTDVMEALELGGVPTVLFMRQPDQHLLSRFSQCRAVGLAGTSRSETPQWMDENLSPAFKWLRSLEAAVCHYKICSTFDSGPTIGNIGRAIEIGRRVFNQKSVPVVVGAPQLKRYTAFGNLFAAFRGTYFRIDRHPVMSRHPVTPMKEADLLVHLHRQTDLGSGLVDLAALQADDLSQTVDQALQDKEIVLFDVESRQTQTRVGEQIWRICKQGHGFVVGSSGVEYALLAEWAGKGIATGHASFAPPGPVDRLAVVSGSVSPTTEKQIRFALAHGFDGIQMDAMQLVSGGAGKAIEGAIEGGLASLAAGRSVILYTALGPQADRSAEIDHIDGARNRLGRALGDILRRLVVEQKLKRAVIAGGDTSSHALGQLSIDALTVRMPLPQSPGSPLCLAHGGGEIDGLEIALKGGQVGTDAYFETIRLGS; encoded by the coding sequence ATGCAGAACCTGCTCCTCAGCTATTATGGCGACGACCTCACCGGTTCGACCGACGTCATGGAGGCGCTCGAGCTTGGCGGCGTGCCGACGGTGCTGTTCATGCGCCAACCCGACCAGCATCTGCTGTCACGGTTTTCGCAGTGCCGGGCCGTGGGACTGGCGGGCACGAGCCGCAGCGAAACGCCGCAATGGATGGACGAGAATCTGTCGCCGGCCTTTAAATGGCTTAGAAGCCTTGAAGCGGCAGTTTGCCACTACAAGATCTGCTCGACCTTCGATTCCGGCCCGACAATCGGCAACATCGGCCGCGCCATCGAGATCGGCCGGCGCGTCTTCAACCAGAAGAGCGTGCCGGTGGTTGTCGGAGCGCCCCAGCTCAAACGCTACACGGCGTTCGGCAACCTCTTCGCGGCTTTTCGTGGCACTTATTTCCGCATCGACCGCCACCCCGTCATGAGCCGGCATCCGGTGACGCCGATGAAGGAAGCCGATCTGCTCGTCCACCTCCATCGCCAGACCGATCTCGGCTCCGGCCTTGTCGACCTGGCGGCGCTGCAGGCGGATGATCTTTCCCAAACGGTCGACCAGGCCTTGCAGGACAAGGAGATCGTCCTGTTCGACGTCGAAAGCCGCCAGACGCAGACACGCGTCGGCGAACAGATCTGGCGGATCTGCAAACAAGGCCATGGTTTCGTCGTCGGGTCCTCGGGCGTCGAATATGCCTTGCTCGCCGAATGGGCCGGCAAAGGCATCGCCACGGGTCACGCCTCCTTCGCGCCGCCCGGTCCGGTGGACCGGCTCGCCGTGGTCTCGGGCAGTGTGTCGCCGACCACCGAGAAGCAGATCCGCTTCGCGCTCGCCCATGGCTTCGACGGCATCCAGATGGATGCCATGCAGTTGGTCTCGGGCGGCGCCGGCAAGGCGATCGAGGGCGCTATTGAAGGTGGCCTGGCGAGCCTCGCGGCAGGGCGCAGCGTCATCCTCTACACCGCCCTTGGTCCGCAGGCCGACCGCAGTGCCGAGATCGACCATATCGACGGCGCGCGGAACAGGCTCGGCCGGGCGCTGGGGGACATTCTGCGCCGGCTGGTCGTCGAGCAGAAACTCAAGCGCGCGGTGATCGCCGGTGGCGACACTTCCAGCCACGCGCTGGGGCAATTGTCGATCGATGCGCTGACCGTGCGCATGCCGCTGCCGCAATCACCGGGTTCACCGCTTTGCCTTGCCCATGGCGGCGGCGAGATCGACGGTCTCGAAATCGCGCTGAAGGGCGGCCAGGTCGGCACCGACGCCTATTTCGAGACGATCCGGCTGGGCAGTTAA
- a CDS encoding autotransporter outer membrane beta-barrel domain-containing protein has translation MSPKMIDHASKAALKGTARLPKTISSCIFVSSALAMTSVPALAVEPWIMVEKTTFTGDAIAAKQQGVTTDGTNWYFSGTNILERTDKNYNPNLRVAPAIPLALQLPSEFSSMGLNHIGDIDYADGLLYISLDTSKRDPITGGKYDHPVFAVFRASDMSYTGQAFSLNPPHGTHDIASWVAVDAKNGLGYGMAYENATEIAVYNLSDWSFKEYIPLTQKIDQAQGGKLLDGWMYFSTDNDQKIIYRANLKTGEVENLGNLKIDREQEVEGLSFNQTKDGWSMYILNREALESDPNVEAVGFYRYLRPYGNALSGEIHADINGALVEDSRFARDAASSRIRSAFDAVSAPVLTTASIDTDGAHAAPANADGIVIWSQALAMTGDANGSGDAAAFGRNTTGFIGGADAPVGSWRVGVLGGYSHSRFDVTDRASSGSSDNYNLGLYAGTQMGQLGFRAGAIYGWHDIETRRSVVFPAFSEQLSADYNAATAQAFSELAYRFDIGRNAFEPFANLAYVHLNTDGFAETGGTTSALTAQKTTTENTFSTFGVRASTQFDTGATKTSLHGMLGWQHAYGDADPTAGLAFNTGASFTISGVPIARDALAVEAGLDVSLSSNATLGASYSGQIAKDAQGHAFKVSFDLKL, from the coding sequence ATGTCTCCCAAGATGATCGATCACGCCAGCAAAGCCGCCCTGAAGGGAACGGCCCGCCTTCCGAAAACCATAAGCTCCTGCATCTTCGTGTCCAGCGCGCTTGCCATGACATCGGTGCCGGCACTCGCCGTCGAACCCTGGATCATGGTCGAGAAGACCACCTTCACCGGCGACGCGATAGCTGCCAAGCAGCAGGGTGTGACCACGGACGGAACGAACTGGTATTTTTCCGGCACCAATATTCTCGAGCGCACCGACAAGAACTACAATCCGAACCTGCGTGTCGCGCCTGCCATTCCGCTTGCTCTCCAGCTTCCGTCTGAATTTTCCAGCATGGGGCTAAACCATATTGGCGACATCGACTATGCCGACGGGCTTCTCTACATCTCGCTTGACACGAGCAAGCGCGACCCGATTACCGGAGGCAAATATGACCACCCGGTTTTCGCGGTCTTTCGCGCCAGCGACATGAGCTATACCGGCCAGGCCTTTTCGCTCAACCCGCCCCATGGCACCCATGACATCGCCAGCTGGGTTGCCGTCGACGCCAAGAACGGCCTGGGCTACGGCATGGCCTATGAGAATGCGACGGAGATAGCCGTCTACAATCTGTCGGACTGGAGCTTCAAGGAATACATCCCGCTGACGCAAAAGATCGACCAGGCACAGGGCGGCAAGCTGCTCGACGGCTGGATGTATTTTTCGACCGACAATGATCAGAAGATCATCTACCGGGCGAACCTCAAGACCGGCGAAGTCGAGAACCTCGGCAACCTGAAGATCGATCGCGAGCAGGAAGTCGAAGGGCTTTCCTTCAACCAGACGAAGGATGGCTGGTCGATGTATATCCTCAATCGGGAAGCGCTGGAGAGCGACCCCAACGTGGAGGCCGTCGGCTTCTACCGTTATCTGCGCCCTTATGGAAACGCGCTCTCCGGCGAGATCCACGCCGATATCAATGGCGCGCTTGTCGAGGACAGCCGCTTCGCGCGGGATGCGGCGAGCAGCCGAATTCGCTCCGCCTTCGATGCGGTCTCCGCGCCGGTTCTGACAACCGCCAGCATCGACACCGACGGCGCGCACGCCGCGCCCGCCAATGCCGACGGCATCGTGATCTGGAGCCAGGCACTGGCAATGACGGGCGATGCGAACGGCTCCGGCGATGCCGCTGCCTTCGGCCGCAACACGACAGGATTCATCGGCGGCGCCGACGCACCGGTCGGAAGCTGGCGAGTTGGCGTGCTCGGCGGTTACAGCCATTCGCGCTTCGATGTCACCGACCGGGCTTCATCCGGCTCGAGCGACAACTACAATCTCGGCCTCTATGCCGGCACGCAGATGGGCCAGCTCGGTTTCCGCGCCGGCGCGATCTATGGCTGGCACGACATCGAGACCAGGCGCAGCGTGGTCTTCCCCGCCTTCAGCGAGCAGCTCTCCGCCGACTACAATGCTGCGACGGCGCAGGCTTTCAGCGAACTGGCCTATCGGTTCGACATCGGCCGCAATGCCTTCGAACCCTTCGCCAACCTCGCTTATGTCCATCTGAACACCGATGGCTTCGCCGAAACCGGCGGCACGACTTCGGCGCTGACGGCACAGAAGACGACAACCGAAAACACCTTCTCGACCTTTGGCGTTCGCGCTTCGACCCAGTTCGACACGGGGGCGACCAAGACTTCCCTGCACGGCATGCTGGGCTGGCAGCACGCCTATGGCGACGCGGATCCGACCGCCGGTCTGGCCTTCAACACCGGGGCATCCTTTACCATCTCGGGCGTGCCGATCGCCAGGGACGCGCTGGCGGTCGAAGCCGGACTGGATGTCTCCCTGTCGTCCAATGCGACGCTCGGCGCGTCCTATTCCGGGCAGATCGCCAAGGACGCCCAGGGACATGCCTTCAAGGTCAGTTTCGATCTGAAACTATAG
- the dhaL gene encoding dihydroxyacetone kinase subunit DhaL, translating into MTIDAANLKRMFEAIAVAIEADKDRLCQLDGVIGDADHGIAMELGFNAVRDALAPLDLAATEPTALLNTAAKSFLNAVGASSGPLYATAFMRAASAVKGKATLVEADFIALFQAMAQGIKDRGKAEPGEKTMVDAWQPAAEAAAAANLAGKTLAESLKAALAAAESGAEATKDMIAAKGRSSRLGERSLGHMDPGAASAVTVIGAMTKSLTSAL; encoded by the coding sequence GTGACCATCGATGCCGCCAACCTGAAAAGAATGTTCGAAGCGATCGCGGTGGCGATCGAGGCCGACAAGGACCGGCTCTGCCAACTCGACGGCGTCATCGGTGACGCCGACCACGGCATTGCGATGGAGCTCGGCTTCAATGCCGTGCGCGATGCGCTGGCGCCTCTCGACCTTGCCGCGACCGAGCCGACGGCGCTGCTCAACACGGCGGCGAAATCGTTCCTCAATGCCGTCGGCGCCTCGTCAGGCCCGCTCTACGCGACGGCCTTCATGCGCGCGGCTTCCGCCGTCAAGGGCAAGGCGACGCTGGTGGAGGCGGACTTCATCGCCCTGTTCCAGGCCATGGCGCAAGGCATCAAGGATCGCGGCAAGGCAGAACCTGGCGAAAAGACGATGGTCGATGCCTGGCAGCCGGCGGCCGAAGCCGCCGCCGCGGCCAATCTCGCCGGCAAGACCCTGGCTGAGAGTCTTAAAGCGGCCCTTGCCGCCGCCGAGTCTGGTGCCGAAGCAACCAAGGACATGATCGCCGCCAAGGGCCGCTCCTCGCGGCTCGGCGAGCGATCGCTCGGCCATATGGACCCGGGCGCGGCGTCGGCCGTCACCGTCATCGGCGCGATGACGAAGAGCCTGACGTCGGCACTATAG
- a CDS encoding Lrp/AsnC family transcriptional regulator, which produces MDEETDGILRNTPAPRDIDAIDRKILGVLVDDATVSYAELGDRVGLSPPAAHERVKRLRRSGAIRGTMAIIDPKAVKKPLLAFVHIDTRGWGKTPELMAVSQYPEVEEIHTVAGDTCMLLKVRTEDTRALEGLLARLYETPGVTSTRSYVVLSTYLERPVQPGVTETWPTPNHMGKPLY; this is translated from the coding sequence ATGGATGAAGAAACAGATGGCATTCTGCGGAACACGCCAGCGCCCCGCGATATCGATGCGATTGACCGAAAAATATTAGGCGTCCTCGTCGACGACGCCACGGTCAGCTATGCCGAACTCGGCGATCGGGTCGGCCTTTCGCCGCCTGCCGCGCATGAACGGGTCAAGCGCCTTCGGCGCAGCGGCGCCATTCGCGGCACCATGGCCATCATCGACCCCAAGGCGGTTAAGAAGCCGCTGCTCGCTTTCGTGCATATCGACACCAGGGGCTGGGGCAAGACCCCGGAGCTGATGGCGGTTTCGCAATATCCGGAAGTCGAGGAGATCCACACCGTCGCCGGCGACACCTGCATGTTGCTGAAGGTCCGCACCGAAGATACGAGAGCGCTGGAAGGCCTGCTTGCTCGCCTGTACGAAACGCCCGGCGTCACCTCAACGCGCAGCTACGTGGTGCTGTCGACCTATCTCGAGCGCCCGGTGCAACCCGGCGTCACCGAGACGTGGCCGACGCCCAACCACATGGGCAAGCCGCTGTATTAA
- a CDS encoding dihydroxyacetone kinase subunit DhaK, with the protein MPVQTKKIINDGNRAVDEMLEGILAAHPRHLRSADGSPRSIIARDGPRPGKVGLVIGGGSGHEPTFLGFVGRGLADAAAIGNVFASPPPDPILECAKAVSGGAGVLFMYGNYAGDVMNFDMAAEMADMDDIEVRTVLTTDDVASAPRDQRQKRRGVAGNFFIFKAAGAACDRMLSLDEVERIARKANDHTFTMGVALSPCSLPQTRRPNFEIGADEMEIGMGIHGEPGIARGKLRTADEITDEMLDKIFAEMAPSRGDKVAVLVNSLGSTPLMELYIMNRRVKQRLDDIGVSIHATWVGNYCTSLEMAGASVTLFHLDAELQTMLDHPCDCAMFRAG; encoded by the coding sequence ATGCCGGTGCAGACCAAGAAGATCATCAATGACGGCAACCGCGCCGTCGACGAGATGCTCGAAGGGATCCTCGCCGCGCATCCTCGCCACCTCAGGAGTGCGGACGGCAGCCCGCGCTCGATCATCGCCCGTGACGGGCCGCGACCCGGCAAGGTCGGGCTCGTCATCGGCGGCGGCTCCGGCCATGAGCCGACCTTTCTCGGCTTTGTCGGCAGGGGACTGGCGGACGCGGCGGCGATCGGCAACGTCTTTGCCTCACCGCCGCCCGATCCGATCCTCGAATGCGCCAAGGCGGTGAGCGGCGGCGCCGGCGTCCTGTTCATGTACGGCAACTATGCCGGCGACGTGATGAATTTCGACATGGCGGCTGAGATGGCTGACATGGACGACATCGAGGTGCGCACGGTGCTGACCACCGACGATGTCGCCTCGGCACCGCGTGACCAGCGGCAGAAGCGCCGCGGCGTCGCCGGCAATTTCTTCATCTTCAAGGCGGCCGGCGCCGCCTGCGACCGCATGCTCTCCCTGGACGAGGTCGAGCGCATCGCGCGCAAGGCCAACGACCACACCTTCACCATGGGCGTGGCGCTGTCGCCCTGCTCGCTGCCGCAGACAAGGCGGCCGAATTTCGAGATCGGCGCCGACGAGATGGAGATCGGCATGGGCATCCATGGCGAGCCCGGCATCGCCCGCGGCAAGCTCAGGACCGCCGACGAGATCACGGATGAGATGCTGGACAAGATTTTCGCCGAGATGGCACCGTCGCGCGGCGACAAGGTCGCGGTGCTGGTCAATTCGCTCGGCTCGACGCCGCTGATGGAGCTCTACATCATGAACCGGCGGGTCAAGCAGCGGCTCGACGATATCGGCGTTTCCATTCACGCGACCTGGGTCGGCAATTACTGCACGTCGCTGGAAATGGCTGGCGCCTCGGTGACGCTTTTTCATCTCGACGCGGAATTGCAGACCATGCTCGATCACCCCTGCGACTGCGCGATGTTCCGTGCCGGCTGA
- the oiaX gene encoding 3-oxo-isoapionate-4-phosphate decarboxylase OiaX — protein sequence MITFTYRIETPDSIEALAAKIASDQSTGTFVALPGETEELKARVAARVLAIRHLPDAQQPSIPEAGGGPFKRADVDIAFPFDAIGTDLSALMTIAIGGTYSIKGLSGIRVVDMKLPQQFRGAHPGPQFGVAGSRRLTGVEGRPIIGTIVKPALGLRPPETAAMVGELIEAGVDFIKDDEKLMSPAYSPLSERVKAIMPLILDHEQKTGKKVMYAFGISHADPDEMMRNHDLVLKAGGNCAVVNINSIGFGGMAYLRKRSGLVLHAHRNGWDILTRHPGLGMDFKVWQQFWRLLGVDQFQINGIASKYWEPDVSFVRSFEAVTTPLFSPDDCALPVAGSGQWGGQAPETYERTGRTVDLLYLCGGGIVSHPDGPGAGVRAVQQAWQAAVAGIALADYASSHVELARSIEKFGDGKAA from the coding sequence ATGATCACGTTCACCTATCGCATCGAAACGCCTGACAGCATCGAAGCGCTGGCGGCCAAGATCGCCAGCGACCAGTCGACCGGCACCTTTGTCGCCCTGCCCGGCGAGACCGAAGAGCTGAAGGCACGCGTGGCGGCACGGGTGCTGGCGATCCGGCATCTGCCCGATGCGCAGCAACCATCCATTCCCGAGGCCGGCGGCGGGCCTTTCAAGCGCGCCGATGTCGACATCGCATTCCCCTTCGACGCGATCGGCACAGACCTTTCGGCGCTGATGACCATCGCCATCGGCGGTACCTATTCGATCAAGGGCCTGTCCGGCATCCGCGTCGTCGACATGAAGCTGCCGCAACAATTCAGGGGCGCGCATCCTGGCCCGCAGTTCGGTGTCGCCGGCAGCCGCCGGCTGACCGGCGTCGAGGGTCGCCCGATCATCGGCACCATCGTCAAGCCGGCACTTGGCTTGCGGCCGCCCGAGACGGCCGCGATGGTGGGCGAGCTGATCGAGGCCGGCGTCGACTTCATCAAGGACGATGAAAAGCTGATGAGCCCGGCCTACTCGCCGCTCTCGGAGCGGGTGAAGGCGATCATGCCGCTGATCCTCGACCACGAGCAGAAGACCGGCAAGAAGGTGATGTATGCCTTCGGCATTTCGCATGCCGATCCCGATGAGATGATGCGCAACCACGATCTGGTGCTTAAGGCCGGCGGCAATTGCGCCGTGGTCAACATCAACTCCATCGGCTTCGGCGGCATGGCTTACCTTAGAAAGCGCTCCGGCCTGGTGCTGCACGCCCACCGCAATGGTTGGGACATCCTCACCCGCCATCCCGGCCTCGGCATGGATTTCAAAGTGTGGCAGCAGTTCTGGCGGCTGCTCGGCGTCGACCAGTTCCAGATCAACGGCATCGCCTCGAAATATTGGGAGCCGGACGTGTCTTTCGTCCGCTCCTTCGAGGCGGTGACGACGCCGTTGTTCTCGCCTGACGATTGCGCGCTGCCGGTCGCCGGTTCCGGCCAGTGGGGCGGACAGGCACCCGAGACCTATGAGCGCACCGGGCGCACGGTCGATCTCCTCTATCTCTGCGGCGGCGGCATTGTCAGCCATCCGGATGGCCCGGGTGCCGGCGTACGCGCCGTGCAGCAGGCCTGGCAGGCCGCTGTCGCGGGCATTGCGCTGGCGGACTATGCCAGCAGCCATGTCGAGCTGGCGCGCTCGATCGAAAAATTCGGCGACGGCAAGGCGGCGTGA